One region of Oxalobacteraceae bacterium OTU3CAMAD1 genomic DNA includes:
- the slmA gene encoding nucleoid occlusion factor SlmA, producing the protein MASTPPGQRRLEILRALAEMLEQPKGDKITTAALARKLEFSEAALYRHFASKAQMFEGLIEFIESTVFGLINQIAERQADGLTQARDIVGMLLQFASQNPGMTRVLIGEALVNEDERLQLRMNQFYDRIDLALKQALRQSVAEGQAHENEVQARAGMLTSFVIGRWHRYAKSGFKNNPSQDAPLQIALLLS; encoded by the coding sequence ATGGCAAGCACACCGCCGGGCCAGCGCCGCCTTGAAATCCTCCGAGCGCTGGCGGAGATGCTGGAACAGCCCAAGGGCGACAAGATCACCACGGCCGCGCTGGCGCGCAAGCTGGAGTTTTCAGAGGCCGCGCTGTACCGGCATTTCGCCAGCAAGGCGCAGATGTTCGAGGGGCTGATCGAATTCATCGAGTCCACCGTCTTCGGCTTGATCAACCAGATCGCCGAACGCCAGGCCGACGGCCTGACGCAGGCGCGCGACATCGTCGGCATGCTGCTGCAATTCGCCAGCCAGAACCCGGGCATGACGCGGGTGCTGATCGGCGAGGCGCTGGTCAACGAGGACGAGCGCCTGCAACTGCGCATGAACCAGTTCTACGACCGCATCGACCTGGCGCTCAAACAAGCGTTGCGGCAGTCGGTGGCGGAGGGCCAGGCCCACGAGAACGAGGTGCAGGCCCGCGCCGGCATGCTGACCAGTTTTGTCATCGGCCGCTGGCACCGTTACGCCAAGAGTGGCTTCAAGAACAACCCGTCGCAGGACGCCCCGCTGCAAATCGCGCTGCTGTTATCGTAA
- a CDS encoding HAD-IA family hydrolase, which yields MASFVDWSPVNITRNSPVWLFDLDNTLHNASHAIFPAIMANMNVYIARVLGDGVTPAGEDIVNAARTKYWRRYGATILGLVKHHGVIPAHFLHETHAIAELTEMIRAERGLRQLMRRLPGRKILLTNAPHRYSTQVLRHLGLHREFGQHVSVESMTVHRQMRPKPSKLMLRNLMRRHRLTPERCILVEDTLANLRSAHSLGMRTAWITQYLTIGDTAGLAHPQKRLIRPAYVDVKVKSVRNLPARLHHLR from the coding sequence ATGGCTTCCTTTGTTGATTGGTCTCCCGTGAATATTACCCGTAACTCACCCGTGTGGTTGTTCGATCTCGACAACACACTGCACAACGCCTCCCACGCCATCTTCCCCGCGATCATGGCGAACATGAACGTCTATATCGCCCGCGTGCTGGGCGACGGCGTCACGCCGGCCGGCGAGGATATCGTCAACGCCGCGCGCACCAAGTACTGGCGCAGGTACGGCGCGACGATACTGGGACTGGTCAAGCACCATGGCGTAATACCGGCTCATTTTCTGCACGAGACCCATGCGATCGCCGAGCTGACCGAGATGATCCGCGCCGAGCGCGGATTGCGCCAGCTGATGCGCCGCCTGCCCGGACGCAAAATCCTGCTCACCAACGCGCCGCACCGCTATTCGACGCAGGTGCTGCGCCATTTGGGCCTGCACCGTGAATTCGGCCAGCACGTCTCGGTCGAATCGATGACGGTGCACCGGCAGATGCGCCCCAAGCCGTCCAAGCTGATGCTGCGCAACCTGATGCGGCGCCACCGCCTGACGCCCGAGCGCTGCATCCTGGTCGAGGACACCCTGGCAAATCTGCGCAGCGCCCACTCACTCGGCATGCGCACCGCCTGGATCACCCAGTACCTGACCATCGGCGACACCGCCGGCCTGGCGCATCCCCAAAAAAGGTTAATTCGCCCCGCTTATGTCGATGTCAAAGTAAAATCTGTCAGGAATCTGCCGGCACGCCTGCATCATCTGCGCTGA
- a CDS encoding TraB/GumN family protein, producing the protein MRRQIIVMFCSLFCFAFGPTWAADQATDQERAPNRGALFKVRSGEHALYLFGTIHVGSKDFYPLEPRVAGALKQAPVLALEIDPLGDPQKLARAVQKYGLVGPGAAAPALSPEWRRRLDVLLKQYKIEPQTVAAMKPWLLASVLTVSEFASQGYDAAQAVDAHLAKQAHDRGQKVIELESPEGQMGLFGNLSPAEQLLFLQETIAGIEDKEQAKQAREIAEAWRNADIKALDALAAQAERDDTFSGRFVQKVLLDGRNPALADSMAKLMARENNSVAAIGVLHLIGKGSIPELLRQRGMTVERIY; encoded by the coding sequence ATGCGACGCCAGATTATAGTGATGTTCTGCAGTTTGTTCTGCTTTGCCTTCGGTCCCACTTGGGCGGCGGACCAGGCGACGGACCAGGAGCGGGCGCCCAACCGCGGCGCGCTGTTCAAGGTGCGCAGCGGCGAACATGCGCTATACCTGTTCGGCACCATCCACGTCGGCTCGAAGGATTTCTACCCGCTCGAGCCGCGCGTGGCCGGCGCGTTGAAGCAGGCGCCTGTGCTGGCGCTGGAAATCGATCCGCTGGGCGATCCGCAAAAACTGGCGCGGGCGGTGCAGAAGTATGGCTTGGTGGGCCCCGGCGCGGCCGCGCCGGCGTTGTCGCCGGAATGGCGGCGCCGGCTCGACGTTCTGCTCAAGCAGTACAAGATCGAACCGCAGACCGTGGCGGCGATGAAGCCATGGCTGCTCGCCAGCGTGCTGACAGTGAGCGAATTCGCCAGCCAGGGTTACGACGCCGCGCAGGCGGTCGACGCCCACCTGGCCAAGCAGGCGCACGACCGGGGCCAGAAAGTCATCGAGCTCGAATCGCCCGAGGGCCAAATGGGCCTGTTCGGCAATCTGTCGCCGGCCGAGCAGCTGCTGTTCCTGCAGGAGACCATCGCCGGCATCGAGGACAAGGAACAGGCCAAGCAGGCGCGCGAGATCGCCGAGGCCTGGCGCAACGCCGACATCAAGGCGCTCGACGCGCTGGCCGCCCAGGCGGAGCGCGACGACACCTTCTCCGGCCGCTTCGTGCAGAAGGTGCTGCTGGACGGTCGCAATCCGGCGCTGGCCGACAGCATGGCCAAGCTGATGGCGCGTGAAAACAACAGCGTCGCGGCGATCGGCGTGCTGCATTTGATCGGCAAGGGAAGCATTCCGGAACTGCTGCGCCAACGCGGCATGACGGTGGAGCGGATTTATTAA
- the argB gene encoding acetylglutamate kinase: MNDDLTAVSPQIKAQILAEALPYIRNFHGKTIVIKYGGNAMTDERLKHGFARDVILLKLVGMNPVVVHGGGPQIDNALKKIGKQGTFVQGMRITDEETMEVVEWVLGGEVQQDIVMLINHYGGQAVGLTGKDGGLIRAKKMAMPDKENPGQFLDIGFVGEIDAINPAVVKALQDDAFIPIISPIGFGQDGQAYNINADVVAGKIAEILKAEKLIMMTNIAGVQDKQGNLVTDLSAREIDEMFADGTISGGMLPKISSALDAAKSGVNTVHIIDGRIEHSLLLEVLTEQAFGTMIRSH, encoded by the coding sequence ATGAATGACGACTTGACCGCGGTGTCGCCGCAGATCAAGGCGCAGATTCTGGCCGAGGCCCTTCCCTACATCCGTAATTTCCATGGCAAGACCATTGTCATCAAATACGGAGGCAATGCGATGACCGACGAGCGCTTGAAGCACGGCTTCGCCCGTGATGTCATTTTGCTCAAACTGGTGGGCATGAACCCGGTCGTGGTGCACGGCGGCGGTCCGCAAATCGACAACGCGCTGAAAAAAATCGGTAAGCAGGGCACCTTCGTGCAGGGCATGCGCATCACCGACGAAGAAACGATGGAAGTGGTGGAGTGGGTGCTGGGCGGCGAAGTCCAGCAGGACATCGTGATGCTGATTAATCACTACGGCGGCCAGGCCGTGGGCCTGACCGGCAAGGACGGTGGCCTGATCCGCGCCAAGAAGATGGCGATGCCGGATAAGGAAAATCCAGGCCAGTTCCTCGACATCGGCTTCGTCGGCGAGATCGACGCGATCAACCCTGCCGTCGTCAAGGCGCTGCAGGACGACGCCTTCATCCCGATCATTTCGCCCATCGGCTTCGGCCAGGATGGCCAGGCGTATAACATCAACGCCGACGTCGTCGCCGGTAAAATCGCGGAAATCCTGAAAGCCGAAAAGCTGATCATGATGACCAATATCGCCGGCGTTCAGGACAAACAGGGCAATCTGGTGACCGACCTGTCGGCGCGCGAGATCGACGAGATGTTCGCCGACGGGACGATTTCGGGCGGCATGCTGCCTAAAATATCATCAGCGCTGGATGCCGCGAAGTCCGGCGTCAATACGGTTCACATCATCGACGGGCGAATTGAACACTCTTTATTGCTCGAAGTGTTGACCGAACAGGCATTTGGAACTATGATCCGGTCTCACTGA
- a CDS encoding cysteine-rich CWC family protein produces the protein MSTCSRCGAEFSCAMVDADPATAAQPCWCTYLPASLPVPSAPGASCWCPDCLKKHIADTEPKQTPEARRAD, from the coding sequence ATGAGTACCTGCTCGCGTTGCGGCGCCGAATTCTCGTGCGCCATGGTGGACGCCGATCCCGCCACAGCCGCCCAGCCCTGCTGGTGCACCTACCTGCCGGCGTCGCTGCCGGTGCCGTCGGCGCCGGGCGCCAGTTGCTGGTGCCCGGATTGTTTAAAAAAGCACATTGCCGACACGGAACCGAAACAGACCCCGGAGGCACGTAGGGCGGATTAG
- a CDS encoding PHB depolymerase family esterase, producing the protein MKLPFMSSVRSAAQKLINKGATAAVQKAMESMIELQQKQQQQRAAGPQPASPSPSAAQPSAQPHMRDINPPPEYVAPRSAPHSTADSARVHPESTAKPAPNQSSHTAKAAAEPQPQATPASAPNPATNPTEYAQDMLNRMGIKIDLQSIDLQSNFGMDMGSIMNPTKAAPLPEGAKFISGSYANHAGSRNYKLYVPSTYTGQAMPLLVMLHGCTQNPDDFAAGTQMNQVAEEMGCFVAYPEQTAGANHSKCWNWFNAIDQQHGQGEPSIIAGIAQQIIDEYPVNERQVYVAGLSAGGAMAVIVGTLYPELFAAVGVHSGLPFASAQDLPSALSAMKRGASSSHKAGNGSQPIIVFHGDSDTTVNPRNGEQVIEQRLHSHKGAPSIQSGSVPNGYRYTQTTHTKADGSPLGEHWVVHGAGHAWSGGSAHGTYTDAKGPDASREMLRFFRTVS; encoded by the coding sequence ATGAAATTACCGTTTATGTCGAGCGTGCGCAGTGCCGCACAAAAGCTCATTAACAAGGGCGCCACGGCCGCCGTGCAAAAAGCCATGGAAAGCATGATCGAACTGCAGCAAAAGCAGCAGCAGCAACGCGCAGCCGGTCCGCAACCGGCATCGCCATCGCCATCGGCGGCCCAACCGTCGGCGCAACCGCATATGCGTGACATTAACCCGCCGCCCGAATATGTGGCGCCGCGTTCGGCGCCACATTCGACCGCCGATAGCGCGCGTGTTCACCCCGAATCGACGGCGAAACCGGCTCCGAATCAGTCCAGTCACACCGCCAAAGCGGCGGCAGAACCGCAGCCGCAGGCCACGCCGGCCAGCGCGCCCAATCCGGCCACCAATCCGACCGAATACGCGCAGGACATGCTGAACCGGATGGGCATCAAGATCGATCTGCAATCCATCGATCTGCAGTCCAACTTCGGCATGGACATGGGTTCGATCATGAATCCCACCAAGGCCGCGCCGCTGCCGGAAGGCGCGAAGTTCATCAGCGGCAGCTACGCCAACCACGCGGGCAGCCGCAATTACAAGTTGTACGTGCCGTCGACCTACACCGGCCAGGCCATGCCGCTGCTGGTGATGCTGCACGGCTGCACGCAGAATCCCGACGATTTCGCCGCCGGCACGCAGATGAACCAGGTGGCCGAGGAGATGGGCTGCTTCGTCGCCTATCCGGAGCAGACGGCCGGCGCCAACCACTCGAAATGCTGGAACTGGTTCAACGCCATCGACCAGCAGCACGGCCAGGGCGAGCCGTCGATCATCGCCGGCATCGCGCAGCAGATCATCGACGAGTATCCCGTCAACGAGCGTCAGGTGTATGTCGCCGGGCTGTCGGCGGGCGGCGCGATGGCGGTCATCGTCGGCACCTTGTACCCGGAGCTGTTCGCGGCGGTGGGCGTGCATTCGGGCCTGCCGTTCGCCTCGGCGCAGGATTTGCCGTCGGCGCTGAGCGCCATGAAGCGCGGCGCGAGCAGCTCGCACAAGGCCGGCAATGGTTCGCAGCCGATCATCGTGTTCCACGGCGACAGCGACACCACCGTCAACCCGCGCAACGGCGAGCAGGTGATCGAGCAGCGCCTGCACAGCCACAAGGGCGCGCCGTCGATCCAGTCGGGCAGCGTGCCGAATGGGTATCGCTACACGCAGACGACGCACACCAAGGCCGACGGCTCGCCGCTCGGCGAGCATTGGGTGGTGCACGGGGCGGGCCACGCATGGTCCGGCGGCAGCGCGCACGGCACCTACACCGACGCCAAGGGGCCGGATGCCAGCCGCGAGATGTTGCGGTTTTTCCGGACCGTGAGCTAG
- a CDS encoding CopG family transcriptional regulator, which yields MAKQELKLKTAESEKITINLGPIDLGQIDLLVQEGFYSNRTDLIRTAIRNQLNEHADVVKQTVARKSLVLGMQHYTRSDLEAVQAAGQRLQIQVLGLASIASDVSVELALATIDSIFVLGSLHASAVIKTALAQRIH from the coding sequence ATGGCTAAGCAAGAACTAAAACTGAAGACCGCCGAGTCGGAAAAGATCACGATCAACCTCGGTCCCATCGACCTTGGGCAGATCGATTTGCTGGTGCAGGAGGGTTTTTACTCCAACCGCACCGATTTGATCCGGACGGCGATTCGCAATCAGTTAAACGAGCACGCCGACGTGGTGAAGCAAACGGTGGCGCGCAAAAGCCTGGTGCTCGGAATGCAACATTACACCCGCTCGGATCTTGAGGCGGTGCAGGCGGCCGGCCAGCGGCTGCAGATACAGGTACTTGGTTTGGCCAGTATCGCCAGCGACGTTTCGGTCGAACTGGCACTGGCGACCATCGATTCGATTTTTGTACTAGGTTCGCTCCACGCCAGCGCGGTGATCAAAACCGCATTAGCCCAACGAATCCACTAA
- a CDS encoding DUF1289 domain-containing protein: MPSPCVSLCKMDAERRYCMGCLRTIEEIVSWSKADDDYKRGVWAEIRRRELTVNFDDDFGQ, encoded by the coding sequence GTGCCGTCGCCCTGCGTCAGCCTGTGCAAGATGGACGCCGAGCGGCGTTATTGCATGGGATGTCTGCGCACCATCGAGGAAATCGTCAGCTGGTCCAAGGCGGACGACGACTACAAACGGGGAGTCTGGGCGGAGATCCGCCGGCGCGAGCTGACGGTGAATTTCGACGACGATTTCGGGCAATGA